A genomic stretch from Bordetella sp. N includes:
- a CDS encoding low affinity iron permease family protein yields MATSRTSSSNHGTPRPDDDLRKTGRKVAPSRRRQGLRPGNASAVHALFERFAAKVTTWTGSPLAFGIAFGMVVVWAVTGPVFGYSETWQLVINTGTTIVTFLMVFLIQQSQNKDSHAVHLKLDELLCALAEADNRLVDIEELDDRELDEIADRYRKLAERSRAQRRHDHERGADDQQDD; encoded by the coding sequence ATGGCGACTTCACGTACTTCCAGCTCGAATCACGGTACGCCGCGACCCGACGATGACCTGCGCAAAACCGGCCGCAAAGTGGCCCCATCACGGCGGCGCCAGGGACTGCGCCCTGGCAACGCCTCCGCCGTCCATGCGCTATTCGAGCGCTTCGCCGCCAAGGTCACGACCTGGACCGGGTCGCCACTCGCTTTCGGAATCGCGTTCGGGATGGTCGTCGTATGGGCCGTGACGGGCCCGGTTTTCGGCTATTCCGAAACATGGCAGCTGGTGATCAACACCGGTACCACCATCGTCACCTTCCTCATGGTCTTCCTGATCCAGCAGAGCCAGAACAAGGACAGCCACGCCGTCCATTTAAAGCTGGACGAACTTCTGTGCGCGCTGGCGGAAGCGGACAACCGGCTGGTGGACATCGAGGAGCTGGACGACCGCGAACTGGATGAGATCGCCGATCGCTATCGGAAGCTGGCGGAACGCTCCCGCGCGCAGCGCCGCCATGATCACGAACGCGGCGCGGACGACCAACAGGACGATTGA
- a CDS encoding oxaloacetate decarboxylase, with amino-acid sequence MMPNTLKQKINSGQCVLAPGIYDAFSALIAEQAGFDALYLSGASIAYTRLGRSDVGLTTYSEVEQTLARITERVAIPVIVDGDTGFGNALNTQRTVRGFERAGAAMIQLEDQGFPKRCGHLAGKTVVPVHEMCGKLRAALDARHSPETLILARTDAVAVEGLEAALDRAEQYRECGVDAVFVEALRTDEQMETACRRFAGKVPLLANMVEGGLTPVKSAQELGAKGFSIVIFPGGTARAVSFMLQRYYGSLREHGSTAPWRESMLDFDQLNALIGTPELLENGKKYE; translated from the coding sequence ATGATGCCGAATACGCTCAAACAGAAAATCAACAGTGGCCAGTGCGTGCTGGCGCCGGGTATCTACGATGCTTTTTCGGCCTTGATCGCCGAGCAGGCCGGTTTCGACGCCCTCTATCTTTCGGGGGCGTCCATCGCCTATACGCGGCTGGGACGGTCCGATGTCGGCCTGACGACCTATAGCGAAGTCGAGCAGACGCTGGCGCGTATTACGGAACGTGTGGCGATTCCCGTCATCGTCGATGGGGATACGGGGTTCGGCAACGCGCTGAACACGCAACGTACCGTGCGTGGTTTCGAGCGTGCCGGCGCGGCGATGATCCAGTTGGAAGACCAGGGCTTTCCCAAGCGTTGCGGGCATCTGGCCGGCAAGACGGTGGTGCCGGTGCACGAGATGTGCGGCAAGCTGCGAGCTGCCCTGGATGCGCGGCATAGTCCCGAGACCTTGATCCTGGCGCGCACGGATGCGGTGGCCGTCGAGGGTTTGGAGGCGGCCCTGGACCGGGCCGAGCAGTATCGCGAATGCGGCGTGGATGCGGTTTTTGTCGAGGCCTTGCGCACGGACGAGCAGATGGAAACCGCCTGCCGCCGGTTTGCCGGCAAGGTGCCCTTGCTGGCCAATATGGTCGAGGGTGGTTTGACGCCGGTGAAGAGCGCGCAGGAGCTGGGTGCCAAGGGTTTCTCCATCGTGATTTTCCCTGGCGGCACCGCCCGCGCGGTTTCCTTCATGCTGCAACGCTATTACGGCAGCCTGCGCGAGCACGGCAGCACCGCGCCGTGGCGGGAATCCATGCTGGACTTCGACCAGCTGAACGCGCTGATCGGCACGCCGGAACTGCTGGAGAACGGCAAGAAATACGAGTAG
- a CDS encoding 3-isopropylmalate dehydratase, with the protein MNKQLHRVWRLGSDVDTDQLAPGAYMKFSIEEIARHCLERVRPEFAGQVRPGDVIVAGPGFGIGSSREQAAAALVTLGVSAVIAPSYSGLYFRNAFNVGLMLLTCPQAESLVEGEQIALDLAGGQVQRADGSTLACVPIPEFLRDMVEAGGLLPQLKRRLADGSLKANPLRA; encoded by the coding sequence ATGAACAAGCAATTACACCGCGTCTGGCGGCTGGGCTCCGATGTCGATACCGACCAGCTCGCCCCTGGCGCCTACATGAAGTTCAGCATCGAGGAAATCGCGCGGCACTGCCTGGAGCGGGTGCGGCCGGAGTTCGCCGGCCAGGTGCGGCCGGGCGACGTGATCGTGGCGGGGCCGGGGTTCGGTATCGGGTCGTCGCGCGAGCAGGCGGCGGCCGCGCTGGTCACGCTGGGTGTCAGCGCGGTCATCGCGCCGAGCTACAGCGGTTTGTATTTCCGCAATGCCTTCAACGTGGGGCTGATGCTGTTGACGTGTCCGCAAGCCGAGTCGCTGGTCGAGGGCGAGCAGATTGCCCTGGATCTGGCCGGTGGGCAGGTGCAACGTGCCGACGGCAGCACCTTGGCGTGCGTGCCGATTCCCGAATTCCTGCGTGACATGGTGGAGGCCGGGGGCTTGTTGCCTCAGCTGAAAAGACGTCTTGCCGATGGCAGCCTGAAGGCGAATCCGCTGCGTGCATGA